A single Bacteroidota bacterium DNA region contains:
- a CDS encoding T9SS type A sorting domain-containing protein, translating to MLVFYSVPGQVPTVQDCLGAIPVCTEIYYNEQSYIGSGNYPNEINPDQQCPYSCMDGEKNDVWYIITVQNSGLVRFKITPNDPNDDYDWAVFSLNGFECSEIYNNAVQMQVSCNAYGNYGYNGPTGASTALGGTTNCQNGGVTNPWNIDIPVNTGETYVLCVSNWSQTQNGYTLDFTPSTASIFDNINPYVSAFQETIGCAGVTILFFEFSENVKCSTVQPSDFQFTNASGSIQYTITDVVGEACELGGTQEKKYTLVFNPPIIDGGDYKLKIIGLISDLCDNNAQSIEYEFTLIPGLPPVDFSGLYPFWCVNEEPDTLFGDYYPETGNSTFSGPGITDLGNNSAVFNPAEAGVGGPFPITYTYTDAGGCSNSINRLVTVRGTPVQYPVGGGGMYCEGTTGPEVYLDTNTSEAYVNYELILNGLPTGQVVVGTGIGGINFGPQDLPGIYTATASGNCGNSNMIGSVEVSVAIVPEVYSVTGGGYYCEDQAGVSVDLSASEVGVTYELLINGTAAGTIIQGTGSPISFTGVKIPGWYGIYGYTEICSDTMSGTVEVDIFPVPIANAGADFSIPYGIYTTLNGTATGGTGTYTYLWEPPSLLIDPTLANPTTVNLTSTTIFTFKVTDGNVCMDIDDVKVTVTGGPLGIIVTAGEEAICEGEGTQLHALASGGSGNYTYSWASVPPGFTSADPDPMIIPLVTTQYTVTVNDGYNTSQGSVTVTVKILPAVQASADQTSIPYGSWTVLHALAGGGIGPYTYQWTPANFVLDPSSPDPETQHLEYTVLFTATVTDQGTGCVNDASVTVTVYGGPLQIVSVNASPDEMCNTGAAVQLIGVVAGGTENYTYQWTSNPSGFNASILNPVVYPTQSTTYNLAVNDGNVTVNGSVDVTVHALPSAGAGEDKTIPYGTWTVLSGFATGGSGFYLWNWEPADMLVNPLIQNPQTINMTESKIFTLRATDQYGCWDEDQITINVVGGPLGVNAYVEPEAICQGGETMLHALAFGGAELYQYTWKDNNGTVFSHNINVYVSPEITAVYTIEVSDGYNQSSNTVTVTVNPLPAINLVPQGSTIIGEDTIAVCVYDTVILDAGNPGCQYVWSDQSWGPTLQVSTTGIGFDIQTRWVTVTNTTTGCTNTDTITILFAFSECTGITGPEEYVFISIYPNPTTGVFVVEVTGLSDIFEMEVSDIQGDVVWRQITCDKKYVNGEKYIIQVDLSGFSKGVYLIKFVSKECLYIGKLIKQ from the coding sequence ATGTTAGTTTTTTATTCTGTGCCGGGACAGGTTCCGACAGTGCAGGACTGCCTCGGTGCCATACCGGTTTGTACTGAAATTTATTACAATGAACAATCCTATATCGGTTCAGGTAATTACCCTAACGAAATAAATCCTGACCAGCAGTGTCCATATAGCTGTATGGATGGAGAGAAAAATGATGTATGGTATATCATTACCGTTCAGAACTCCGGCCTTGTACGTTTCAAGATTACGCCCAATGATCCGAACGACGACTATGATTGGGCCGTTTTTTCCTTAAACGGCTTTGAATGCAGCGAGATATACAACAACGCTGTCCAGATGCAGGTTAGCTGCAATGCTTATGGCAACTATGGCTATAATGGGCCTACAGGTGCCAGCACCGCCTTGGGTGGTACCACCAATTGCCAGAACGGCGGCGTAACTAATCCCTGGAATATTGATATTCCAGTTAACACGGGTGAGACTTATGTCTTATGTGTCAGTAACTGGAGTCAGACACAGAATGGCTATACCCTTGATTTCACTCCTTCCACAGCATCCATTTTTGACAATATCAATCCTTATGTTTCTGCTTTTCAGGAAACGATAGGCTGTGCAGGTGTAACTATATTGTTTTTTGAGTTTTCGGAAAATGTGAAGTGCAGTACTGTCCAACCTTCAGATTTTCAGTTTACAAATGCATCAGGCAGCATTCAATATACCATAACCGACGTGGTTGGTGAAGCATGTGAACTTGGTGGCACACAGGAGAAGAAATATACCCTGGTATTTAATCCTCCCATTATTGATGGCGGTGATTATAAGCTTAAAATCATCGGATTGATTTCTGACTTGTGTGATAATAATGCACAATCCATAGAGTATGAATTTACCTTGATTCCGGGACTGCCTCCTGTTGACTTTAGCGGATTATATCCTTTCTGGTGTGTCAATGAAGAGCCTGATACATTATTTGGTGACTATTACCCTGAAACAGGGAACAGTACCTTTTCCGGCCCAGGCATCACTGACCTGGGTAATAATTCGGCTGTTTTTAATCCCGCAGAAGCCGGTGTGGGAGGACCTTTCCCGATAACCTATACCTATACCGATGCGGGTGGATGTTCTAACAGCATCAACAGGCTGGTGACCGTCAGAGGAACACCTGTCCAGTATCCGGTCGGTGGGGGAGGAATGTACTGTGAAGGTACTACCGGGCCGGAAGTATATCTCGATACGAACACATCCGAAGCTTATGTTAATTATGAATTGATCCTGAATGGCTTGCCCACAGGCCAGGTTGTCGTTGGAACGGGAATAGGAGGTATTAATTTTGGACCTCAGGATCTGCCTGGCATTTATACTGCTACTGCCAGCGGTAATTGTGGTAATTCAAATATGATCGGCTCTGTCGAAGTTTCTGTTGCTATCGTTCCCGAAGTTTACTCAGTGACAGGCGGCGGATATTATTGTGAAGATCAGGCTGGCGTGTCAGTTGACCTGAGCGCATCAGAAGTCGGCGTTACATATGAGCTTTTAATAAACGGGACTGCCGCCGGAACAATCATCCAGGGAACAGGCAGTCCGATCAGCTTCACCGGTGTGAAAATACCCGGCTGGTATGGTATTTATGGCTATACTGAAATATGTTCCGATACTATGTCAGGCACTGTAGAAGTAGACATTTTCCCTGTTCCCATTGCTAACGCTGGTGCTGATTTCTCAATACCTTATGGTATCTATACCACCCTAAACGGTACTGCAACAGGAGGTACAGGCACCTATACTTATCTCTGGGAACCTCCATCTCTGTTAATTGATCCTACACTTGCCAATCCCACTACTGTAAATTTGACAAGCACCACCATATTTACATTTAAAGTTACTGATGGCAACGTATGTATGGATATTGATGATGTGAAGGTGACGGTGACCGGAGGCCCGCTCGGTATTATTGTGACTGCTGGGGAAGAGGCGATTTGTGAAGGGGAAGGGACTCAGCTGCATGCCCTGGCTTCGGGTGGCTCCGGCAATTATACCTATTCCTGGGCTTCTGTTCCACCCGGATTCACCTCTGCAGATCCTGATCCGATGATCATTCCTTTAGTGACCACACAATATACCGTGACAGTCAATGACGGTTATAACACCTCTCAGGGCAGTGTGACTGTCACTGTGAAAATACTTCCTGCTGTTCAAGCCTCTGCCGATCAGACCAGCATACCTTATGGATCCTGGACAGTATTGCATGCACTGGCAGGTGGTGGAATTGGTCCCTATACATACCAGTGGACTCCTGCCAATTTTGTTTTAGATCCTTCTTCCCCTGATCCGGAAACACAACACCTGGAATATACTGTGCTCTTCACTGCAACAGTGACCGATCAGGGCACAGGGTGTGTCAACGATGCTTCAGTTACTGTTACAGTCTACGGTGGCCCACTCCAGATCGTCAGTGTGAATGCCAGCCCCGATGAGATGTGCAATACCGGAGCCGCAGTTCAGTTAATCGGCGTTGTTGCCGGAGGTACGGAAAACTATACTTATCAATGGACATCCAATCCATCAGGATTTAATGCCAGCATTTTAAATCCTGTGGTCTATCCCACACAATCCACAACGTATAACCTCGCCGTTAATGATGGCAATGTCACGGTCAATGGCAGCGTCGACGTCACTGTGCATGCTTTGCCTTCTGCCGGTGCCGGTGAGGATAAAACGATTCCCTATGGCACGTGGACCGTATTGAGCGGATTTGCCACCGGTGGATCGGGATTCTATCTCTGGAACTGGGAACCAGCTGATATGCTTGTTAATCCTTTGATACAAAATCCCCAGACCATCAATATGACAGAATCAAAGATATTTACATTGAGAGCAACAGATCAATATGGATGCTGGGATGAGGACCAGATCACTATCAATGTCGTCGGGGGTCCGCTGGGAGTGAATGCCTATGTTGAGCCAGAGGCTATTTGTCAGGGTGGTGAAACAATGCTGCATGCCCTTGCATTCGGCGGTGCTGAACTATATCAATATACATGGAAAGATAATAACGGCACGGTTTTCTCTCACAACATCAATGTATATGTTAGCCCTGAAATAACTGCCGTTTACACCATTGAAGTTTCTGACGGCTATAACCAGAGCAGCAATACTGTCACGGTCACTGTAAATCCTTTACCTGCTATTAATCTTGTACCACAAGGTTCAACAATTATTGGTGAAGATACGATTGCAGTCTGTGTTTATGATACCGTCATACTCGATGCAGGTAATCCAGGGTGTCAGTATGTATGGTCAGACCAGTCGTGGGGACCTACGCTGCAAGTGAGTACCACCGGTATCGGTTTTGATATACAGACACGGTGGGTCACAGTCACAAATACAACCACAGGTTGTACTAATACCGACACTATCACTATCCTTTTTGCATTTTCGGAATGTACCGGTATTACGGGGCCTGAAGAATATGTATTCATCAGCATTTATCCTAATCCAACCACCGGGGTATTTGTCGTTGAAGTCACCGGATTGTCAGACATATTTGAAATGGAAGTAAGCGATATTCAGGGAGATGTCGTCTGGAGACAGATAACATGTGACAAAAAGTATGTGAACGGAGAAAAATATATTATTCAAGTCGATTTATCGGGTTTTTCCAAAGGTGTATACCTGATAAAATTTGTCAGCAAAGAATGTCTTTATATCGGTAAACTGATTAAACAATAG
- a CDS encoding gliding motility-associated C-terminal domain-containing protein: MRIVLIFSGLLLVIFSYAQSFSDECEYIPPEEANYWYFSSFAGLVFTNSVSYDNANTVLYYNPIEKIGGRSSSVISDELGNFKFVSNGQQVWGSNFELLPHGNDLFGDPSCTQSSIFIQNPEIKNIYYLFTVDFPYDPYFHTVSYGFRYSEIDLNFNPPYGDVKNYNILLHEDVAEKLTAVRHKNERDVWVITHGYDVSLNGEWANCFYVFLVTRDGVDTNFITNPIGKSYEGSLGFPIPNISTGYMKSSPDGSKIAVAITGLNSVEIFDFNNETGVLSNCKSSPETFKNAFGIEFSPDNSKLYVSTLDFSQTLIDSSRVYQLDLNNTDIFQNPYQIIASHYDSAFGALQLGKDGKIYVARTNLSYLSVIQNPDRIGNWCNIIENGQGLGGRSGYICLPNFMQSYLDIPAFTYKNKCFGDTTILTVTNDSNIESQLWNFDDLGSGSSNTSSLSSPGHVFSNPGPYNVLLSEFYKGKSFQSSEKVVINPLPDIDYLNPDTVFLYPGAKFTLQGGAGYDKYFWYYQSMQNPAGTNQQFIAADTGTYYLMVVDTLCCYNIDTIVIIPSVIFVPNAFTPNGDGLNEEFMAICLKEGGINDFHMMVYNRWGQLLFESHEIDEGWDGTLNNTLLPSGVYIYKITYKVELDFGVFDNVVLKGPLTLLR, translated from the coding sequence ATGCGGATAGTTTTAATTTTTTCCGGCCTTTTGCTTGTCATCTTTTCATATGCTCAGAGCTTTTCTGATGAATGTGAATATATCCCACCTGAAGAAGCCAATTATTGGTATTTTTCAAGTTTTGCAGGATTGGTTTTTACCAATTCTGTGAGTTATGATAATGCAAACACAGTGTTGTATTATAATCCTATTGAAAAAATAGGTGGTAGAAGCAGTTCAGTTATTTCTGATGAACTGGGCAACTTTAAATTTGTATCTAATGGTCAACAGGTATGGGGAAGTAATTTTGAACTTCTGCCTCATGGTAATGACCTTTTTGGAGATCCCAGTTGTACACAATCTTCAATATTTATACAAAATCCTGAAATTAAGAATATTTATTATCTATTTACAGTCGATTTCCCTTATGACCCATATTTTCATACTGTTTCTTACGGATTCAGATATTCTGAAATTGATTTAAATTTTAATCCACCCTATGGTGATGTCAAAAATTATAATATTCTTTTGCATGAAGATGTTGCTGAAAAACTAACGGCTGTCAGGCATAAGAATGAACGGGATGTTTGGGTTATTACACATGGCTATGATGTCTCTCTTAATGGAGAATGGGCTAATTGTTTTTATGTTTTTTTGGTGACACGGGATGGGGTGGATACGAATTTTATTACAAATCCAATCGGAAAAAGTTATGAAGGATCACTTGGTTTTCCTATACCAAATATTTCCACCGGCTATATGAAGTCATCACCAGATGGTAGTAAGATTGCGGTTGCAATTACTGGTCTTAACTCAGTCGAGATTTTTGATTTTAATAATGAAACAGGCGTACTTAGTAACTGTAAATCATCACCTGAAACTTTTAAAAATGCTTTTGGTATTGAATTCTCACCTGATAATTCTAAACTATATGTCAGTACGCTCGACTTTTCGCAGACTCTTATTGATTCAAGCCGGGTGTATCAACTGGATTTAAACAACACTGATATTTTTCAAAATCCTTATCAAATTATTGCTTCTCATTATGATAGTGCTTTTGGAGCTTTACAGTTAGGAAAAGATGGTAAAATTTATGTTGCCAGAACGAATTTGTCTTATCTGAGTGTGATCCAAAATCCTGATAGAATTGGCAATTGGTGCAATATTATTGAGAATGGTCAAGGATTAGGGGGAAGAAGCGGTTATATATGCCTTCCCAATTTTATGCAGAGCTACCTGGATATACCGGCTTTTACATATAAAAACAAGTGTTTTGGTGATACCACCATACTTACAGTTACCAATGACTCCAATATAGAGTCTCAGCTCTGGAATTTTGATGATCTGGGTTCCGGAAGTAGTAATACATCTTCTCTTTCCTCACCCGGACATGTTTTCAGCAATCCCGGACCATATAATGTTTTGCTAAGCGAATTCTATAAAGGTAAGTCGTTTCAAAGCAGCGAAAAGGTTGTCATTAATCCTTTGCCTGATATCGATTATTTGAACCCGGATACAGTCTTTTTATATCCTGGTGCAAAGTTCACCCTTCAGGGAGGTGCCGGTTATGATAAATATTTCTGGTATTACCAAAGTATGCAAAACCCAGCCGGAACTAATCAGCAGTTTATCGCTGCCGATACAGGTACATATTACCTGATGGTTGTGGATACCCTATGCTGTTATAATATTGACACTATTGTCATCATCCCCTCGGTGATTTTTGTCCCCAATGCCTTCACACCTAACGGAGATGGGTTAAATGAAGAATTTATGGCTATCTGTCTAAAAGAGGGCGGTATAAATGATTTTCATATGATGGTTTATAATCGATGGGGACAGCTTCTATTTGAAAGTCATGAAATTGATGAGGGATGGGATGGCACTCTTAATAACACATTATTACCCTCTGGTGTTTATATTTATAAGATCACCTATAAGGTTGAACTTGACTTTGGCGTATTTGATAATGTGGTGCTGAAGGGACCTTTAACCCTGTTACGATGA